In one Mus pahari chromosome 21, PAHARI_EIJ_v1.1, whole genome shotgun sequence genomic region, the following are encoded:
- the Pgp gene encoding glycerol-3-phosphate phosphatase, translated as MAEAEAGGDEARCVRLSAERAKLLLAEVDTLLFDCDGVLWRGETAVPGAPETLRALRARGKRLGFITNNSSKTRTAYAEKLRRLGFGGPVGPEAGLEVFGTAYCSALYLRQRLAGVPDPKAYVLGSPALAAELEAVGVTSVGVGPDVLHGDGPSDWLAVPLEPDVRAVVVGFDPHFSYMKLTKAVRYLQQPDCLLVGTNMDNRLPLENGRFIAGTGCLVRAVEMAAQRQADIIGKPSRFIFDCVSQEYGINPERTVMVGDRLDTDILLGSTCSLKTILTLTGVSSLEDVKSNQESDCMFKKKMVPDFYVDSIADLLPALQG; from the exons ATGGCGGAGGCGGAGGCCGGTGGCGACGAAGCCCGCTGCGTGCGGCTGAGCGCCGAGCGGGCCAAGTTGCTGCTGGCCGAGGTGGACACGCTGCTGTTCGACTGCGATGGCGTGCTGTGGCGCGGCGAGACGGCCGTGCCGGGCGCGCCGGAGACTCTGCGGGCTCTGCGGGCCCGCGGCAAACGACTGGGCTTCATCACCAACAACAGCAGCAAGACTCGCACGGCCTACGCGGAGAAGCTAAGGCGCTTGGGTTTCGGCGGCCCGGTGGGGCCCGAAGCTGGCCTCGAGGTCTTCGGCACGGCCTATTGCAGCGCGCTCTATCTGCGCCAACGCCTGGCCGGCGTGCCGGACCCCAAGGCCTACGTGCTGGGCAGCCCGGCCTTAGCCGCCGAGCTGGAGGCCGTGGGTGTCACTAGCGTGGGCGTGGGCCCGGACGTGCTTCACGGCGATGGCCCAAGCGACTGGCTAGCCGTGCCGCTCGAACCCGACGTGCGCGCGGTAGTGGTGGGCTTCGACCCACACTTCAGCTACATGAAGCTCACCAAGGCCGTGCGGTACCTGCAGCAGCCCGACTGTCTGCTCGTGGGCACCAACATGGACAACCGGCTCCCGCTAGAGAACGGCCGTTTCATTGCGG GTACCGGCTGTCTGGTGCGAGCCGTGGAGATGGCCGCCCAGCGCCAGGCGGACATCATCGGGAAGCCTAGCCGCTTCATCTTCGACTGCGTGTCCCAGGAGTATGGTATCAACCCGGAGCGCACCGTCATGGTGGGAGACCGCCTGGACACAGACATCCTCCTGGGCTCCACCTGTAGCCTGAAGACTATCCTGACCCTCACCGGAGTCTCCAGTCTTGAGGATGTGAAGAGCAATCAGGAAAGTGACTGCATGTTCAAGAAGAAAATGGTCCCTGACTTCTATGTTGACAGCATAGCCGACCTCTTGCCTGCCCTTCAAGGTTAA